A single Halarcobacter anaerophilus DNA region contains:
- a CDS encoding response regulator transcription factor → MTSTFFLNFLKSLNILYIEDEEKIRKNVSNTLNLISNKVFDLPNCIEALNLFSKEHIDIILSDISMPEMNGIEFVKKVRQNNKRIPIILLTAHTDTPFLLEATKLKLVDYLVKPLDFNQLKEALIKASQEIYENGDYCIYFPNNTCYNITEKKLYKDSKEQNITTKEISLLELLYKNKTRVVPTTEIKNSIWEDSFEATDSALKAVLSKLRKKIGKDSIRNVSGIGYQLQDT, encoded by the coding sequence ATGACTTCAACATTTTTTTTGAACTTTTTAAAATCGCTGAATATTTTATATATTGAAGATGAAGAAAAAATTCGTAAAAACGTATCAAATACATTAAATCTTATCTCAAATAAAGTTTTTGATCTGCCAAACTGTATTGAGGCACTCAATCTTTTTTCAAAAGAGCATATTGATATAATATTGAGTGATATAAGTATGCCTGAGATGAACGGTATTGAATTTGTAAAAAAAGTTCGTCAAAATAATAAAAGAATACCTATAATCTTGCTTACTGCCCACACTGATACTCCGTTTTTACTTGAAGCAACAAAATTGAAATTAGTAGATTATCTCGTTAAACCTTTGGATTTTAATCAGTTAAAAGAGGCTTTGATAAAAGCTTCTCAAGAAATTTATGAAAATGGAGATTATTGTATATATTTTCCTAACAATACTTGTTACAATATCACCGAAAAGAAACTTTATAAAGATTCAAAAGAGCAAAATATAACAACTAAAGAGATATCTCTGCTTGAACTGTTGTATAAAAATAAGACCCGTGTTGTTCCCACAACAGAGATAAAAAACAGCATTTGGGAAGATAGTTTTGAAGCAACTGATTCTGCACTAAAAGCTGTTTTAAGTAAACTAAGGAAAAAAATAGGGAAAGACTCTATTCGAAATGTTTCAGGAATAGGTTATCAGTTGCAAGATACTTAA
- a CDS encoding sensor histidine kinase — MENLEKENYRLKEEIKKLKREISQEIEKNHKNDKVLFKQSKMASLGEMLGNIAHQWRQPLMELSSVTMELQAKIELLGKVTNEEIIESIEKSNDIIQYMSQTIDDFRNFFAKDKKRVQFKITEQISSAINMINSSLKQHNIKLEIIVIKNSSIIGFKNEYSQVLINILSNAKDELVNRKIKDPKITLKIGEKEGKSIVEIEDNAGGIKIEPIDKVFEPFYTKDKANGTGVGLFMSKLIVENNMDGRLLVKNSSKGAKFIIVIPKSF, encoded by the coding sequence TTGGAAAATTTAGAAAAAGAGAATTACCGTTTAAAAGAAGAGATTAAAAAGTTAAAAAGAGAAATTTCCCAAGAAATTGAGAAAAATCATAAAAATGACAAAGTACTTTTTAAACAAAGTAAAATGGCATCTTTAGGAGAAATGCTTGGAAATATAGCCCACCAGTGGAGACAGCCTTTGATGGAACTCTCTTCTGTGACTATGGAACTTCAAGCAAAAATTGAGCTTCTAGGAAAAGTTACAAATGAAGAGATAATAGAATCAATAGAAAAATCAAATGATATTATTCAATATATGTCTCAAACTATAGATGATTTTAGGAACTTTTTTGCAAAAGATAAAAAAAGAGTACAATTTAAAATTACCGAACAAATCAGTTCTGCAATCAATATGATAAATTCATCTTTAAAGCAACATAATATAAAACTTGAAATTATAGTTATAAAAAATTCTTCAATTATAGGGTTTAAAAATGAGTATTCTCAAGTTCTTATAAATATTTTATCAAATGCAAAAGATGAGCTTGTAAATAGAAAGATAAAAGATCCAAAAATTACTCTTAAAATAGGAGAAAAAGAGGGTAAAAGTATAGTTGAAATAGAGGATAATGCCGGTGGAATAAAAATAGAACCTATAGATAAAGTTTTTGAGCCTTTTTATACAAAAGATAAGGCAAACGGTACCGGTGTAGGACTTTTTATGTCAAAATTAATTGTTGAAAATAATATGGATGGAAGATTGTTGGTAAAAAATAGTTCAAAAGGAGCAAAATTTATTATTGTTATTCCTAAAAGTTTTTAA
- a CDS encoding TolC family protein, with the protein MNKYIISIAVSSILTSTLYATSVKDVVEQTIGANPDILSEKFNKDAYKKYVDEEKGDYYPTIDFSGYLEDSKTRSDRDDNYPDDPSTQDKDGYNATLTLEQILYDGGRTPSEVAGARYQYYGNKYRSTQRVEEIIRGAIDSYMDLVMYEELMNLSENNLKLHDDYLVIAKEKESISGEILESYEVNSKKHYITDRYLEQKQLEDEALNKYIKFTQTPTDGKVCRPEINQTLIPNTLEKTVEVANIKNFKILEQIEKVKEQRENIAQAESRYLPTLRFQWQSVWDDDLEYEENGSQDIHRARLLLDWNIFEGGKTYHATQREKLFLKEQQKVLDNVVNEVKEEITTSYNAYTISKQRLANLRRYVVDNRNIRDVYLKQLQDGTRTFIDILDAESDLYNSQVDTLSQEMDVYAKYFDLLEKMGILSEALLKSKDQTCKAYVHKEYVNPMKKPDTNMNDKDMPLDEDVLKELGIESNLDLEINNLINNPPKESLADKKAQKDILPKGKYTINVATLDTKEEDINSFRQKYNLKDDKSLYSYNVGSDTKLLYGSYNNLKDANNAMVALSAKGIKSNVYVDYLDKHRKLIEKNKTIN; encoded by the coding sequence ATGAACAAGTATATTATAAGTATAGCCGTATCTTCTATTTTAACTTCTACATTATATGCTACAAGCGTAAAAGATGTTGTAGAGCAAACAATAGGAGCAAACCCTGATATCTTATCAGAGAAGTTCAATAAAGATGCCTATAAAAAATATGTGGATGAAGAAAAGGGTGATTATTATCCGACAATTGATTTTTCAGGATATCTAGAAGATTCTAAAACAAGGTCTGATAGAGATGATAATTATCCTGATGATCCAAGCACTCAGGATAAAGATGGATATAATGCCACTTTAACCTTAGAGCAGATACTTTATGACGGAGGAAGAACTCCAAGTGAAGTTGCAGGAGCAAGGTATCAATATTACGGGAATAAGTATAGAAGTACCCAAAGAGTCGAAGAGATAATCAGAGGTGCTATTGACAGTTATATGGATTTAGTTATGTATGAAGAACTTATGAATCTTTCGGAGAATAATTTAAAATTACATGATGATTATCTTGTAATTGCAAAAGAGAAAGAGTCAATTAGTGGAGAGATACTTGAAAGTTATGAAGTAAATTCTAAAAAACATTATATAACAGATAGATATTTAGAGCAAAAACAATTAGAAGATGAAGCTCTAAACAAATATATAAAATTTACTCAAACTCCGACTGACGGAAAGGTTTGTAGACCTGAGATTAATCAAACTTTGATCCCTAATACATTGGAAAAAACGGTTGAAGTGGCAAATATAAAAAACTTTAAAATCCTAGAACAGATTGAAAAAGTAAAAGAACAAAGGGAAAATATAGCACAAGCAGAATCTAGATATTTACCTACCTTACGGTTTCAATGGCAGTCCGTATGGGACGATGATTTGGAGTATGAAGAGAATGGAAGTCAAGATATTCATAGAGCAAGACTTCTTTTAGATTGGAATATTTTTGAAGGAGGGAAAACTTATCACGCAACTCAAAGAGAAAAACTCTTCTTAAAAGAGCAGCAAAAAGTTTTAGATAATGTCGTAAATGAAGTAAAAGAGGAAATTACTACATCTTATAATGCTTACACAATCTCAAAACAAAGATTGGCAAATTTAAGAAGATATGTAGTAGATAATAGAAATATAAGAGATGTATATTTAAAACAACTTCAAGACGGAACTAGAACTTTTATTGATATTTTGGATGCTGAATCGGATTTGTATAATTCTCAAGTTGATACTTTAAGTCAAGAGATGGACGTATATGCAAAATATTTTGATTTATTAGAAAAAATGGGAATTCTAAGTGAAGCTCTTTTAAAATCAAAAGATCAAACGTGTAAAGCATATGTTCATAAAGAGTACGTTAATCCGATGAAAAAACCCGATACGAATATGAATGACAAAGATATGCCTTTAGATGAAGATGTGTTAAAAGAGTTGGGAATAGAATCAAATTTAGATTTGGAGATAAATAATTTAATTAATAATCCTCCAAAAGAGAGTCTTGCAGATAAAAAAGCCCAAAAAGATATCTTGCCTAAAGGAAAATATACGATAAATGTCGCTACTTTAGATACTAAAGAAGAGGATATTAATAGTTTTAGACAAAAATATAATTTAAAAGACGATAAATCTTTATATAGCTATAATGTTGGTTCTGATACAAAGTTATTATATGGAAGTTATAATAACTTAAAAGATGCTAATAATGCGATGGTAGCTTTAAGTGCTAAAGGAATAAAATCAAATGTTTATGTTGATTATTTAGATAAACATAGAAAGCTAATAGAAAAAAATAAAACTATTAATTAA